Proteins encoded together in one Bacteroides ovatus window:
- a CDS encoding TlpA disulfide reductase family protein → MRNRIMILCTFCAIAIFSSAQGKFSIKGNAGEKWNNQLLYLCLMDDGEKAKEVVLDSAKVKKGKFSFSGVRQTPNIALIKDRDGETYPLILEKGKIVINLTTRTVGGTPLNDTLDVAWKGMQSVINNNKQIVKSNISLVMSQKSGGSFREALKRDTTFAAIWRRNVEIDLAQRDSIRAFVEEHQNSLVGVFLLSLEEVSMYYSLLEDMMSEASPVFSQHVLVKDKLEKMRQMARRFEAEREKKMTPEEREEQKKRQAMDAKIKIGERFPNAKVKDNAGEIKQLSDYVGKGKYVLIDFWASWCGPCRNEMPNVKAAYEKYASKGFEVISISIDKKQKPWRTAIEELGMNWTQVLNVDAADIYGIYAIPKTFLVDPEGIVVAKDLRSKKLEKTLLKLLE, encoded by the coding sequence ATGAGAAATCGAATTATGATTTTATGCACGTTTTGTGCTATTGCTATATTTTCTTCTGCACAAGGAAAGTTTTCGATTAAAGGCAATGCTGGTGAGAAATGGAATAATCAGTTGTTGTATTTGTGTCTGATGGATGATGGAGAGAAAGCCAAAGAAGTCGTTCTCGACAGTGCAAAAGTGAAAAAGGGAAAGTTCTCTTTTTCTGGTGTACGTCAGACACCGAATATTGCACTTATTAAGGATAGGGATGGAGAAACCTATCCGTTGATTCTCGAAAAAGGAAAGATTGTGATCAATCTTACCACGAGGACCGTAGGAGGTACGCCGCTGAATGATACTTTGGATGTGGCTTGGAAAGGAATGCAGTCGGTGATAAATAATAACAAACAAATAGTGAAAAGTAATATTTCACTTGTTATGAGCCAGAAATCCGGAGGGAGTTTTAGAGAAGCACTGAAACGGGATACTACATTTGCTGCAATATGGCGGAGAAATGTGGAGATAGATTTGGCACAGAGGGATTCGATTCGCGCTTTTGTAGAAGAACACCAAAACAGTTTGGTGGGAGTATTTCTGTTATCTTTAGAAGAGGTGTCTATGTATTACAGTCTATTAGAAGATATGATGAGCGAGGCTTCTCCTGTGTTTTCGCAGCATGTATTGGTGAAAGATAAATTAGAAAAAATGAGGCAAATGGCCCGGCGTTTTGAGGCCGAGCGTGAAAAGAAAATGACTCCGGAGGAGCGTGAAGAACAAAAGAAACGGCAGGCAATGGACGCTAAGATAAAGATTGGCGAACGTTTTCCGAACGCTAAGGTGAAAGACAATGCTGGTGAGATAAAACAGTTGTCCGACTATGTAGGTAAGGGGAAGTATGTGTTAATAGACTTCTGGGCTTCATGGTGCGGTCCGTGTCGGAATGAAATGCCCAATGTGAAAGCTGCTTATGAGAAATATGCGTCTAAGGGATTTGAGGTGATTAGTATCTCTATAGATAAGAAACAGAAACCTTGGAGAACTGCTATTGAAGAACTCGGAATGAACTGGACACAAGTATTGAATGTGGATGCTGCTGATATATATGGTATTTATGCCATACCCAAAACTTTTCTTGTAGATCCGGAGGGCATTGTTGTTGCTAAAGATTTAAGAAGTAAGAAGCTGGAAAAGACATTGTTGAAGCTGTTGGAATGA
- a CDS encoding M20 family metallo-hydrolase: protein MKYDIPYMTTEAVSLLKSLISIPSISREETQAADFLQNYIEMAGMQTGRKGNNVWCFSPMFDLKKPTILLNSHIDTVKPVNGWRKDPFTPREENGKLYGLGSNDAGASVVSLLQVFLQLCRTSQKYNLIYLASCEEEVSGKDGIESVLPGLPPVSFAIVGEPTEMQPAIAEKGLMVLDVTATGKAGHAARNEGDNAIYKVLDDIAWFRDYRFEKESPLLGPVKMSVTVINAGTQHNVIPDKCTFIVDVRSNELYSNEELFAEIKKHISCEAQARSFRLNSSRIDEKHPFVQKAMKLGRVPFGSPTLSDQALMSFPSVKIGPGRSSRSHTAEEYIMLKEIEEAIGLYLELLDGLLI, encoded by the coding sequence ATGAAATATGATATTCCGTATATGACAACAGAGGCTGTAAGCCTGCTTAAATCACTGATTAGTATTCCTTCAATCAGCCGGGAAGAAACCCAAGCTGCGGATTTCCTGCAAAACTATATTGAAATGGCAGGTATGCAGACGGGACGTAAAGGAAATAATGTGTGGTGCTTTAGCCCTATGTTTGATTTGAAGAAGCCTACTATTTTACTTAACTCCCACATAGACACAGTGAAACCAGTTAATGGTTGGCGGAAAGATCCGTTCACTCCACGTGAAGAAAACGGTAAGTTATATGGATTAGGAAGTAACGATGCCGGTGCCAGCGTTGTTTCGTTATTACAGGTGTTCCTGCAACTATGTCGCACTTCGCAGAAGTATAATCTGATTTATCTGGCCTCTTGTGAAGAAGAAGTTTCTGGAAAAGACGGAATTGAGAGCGTATTGCCGGGACTTCCTCCAGTCTCATTTGCCATAGTGGGCGAACCGACAGAGATGCAACCCGCCATTGCCGAGAAGGGATTAATGGTACTAGATGTGACCGCAACAGGTAAAGCGGGGCACGCAGCACGTAATGAAGGAGACAATGCTATTTACAAAGTATTGGATGATATTGCCTGGTTCCGTGATTATCGTTTTGAGAAAGAGTCACCCTTGTTGGGTCCCGTAAAGATGAGTGTCACTGTCATCAATGCCGGTACACAACACAATGTGATTCCCGACAAATGTACTTTCATCGTTGATGTCCGGAGTAACGAGCTTTACTCAAATGAAGAACTATTTGCTGAAATCAAAAAGCATATTTCCTGTGAAGCCCAAGCCCGTTCATTCCGTCTCAATTCTTCACGGATTGACGAGAAACACCCATTTGTACAGAAAGCTATGAAGTTAGGACGCGTTCCTTTTGGTTCTCCAACATTGTCCGACCAGGCCTTAATGTCCTTCCCATCGGTAAAAATTGGTCCGGGACGTTCGTCACGTTCACACACGGCAGAAGAATATATCATGTTAAAAGAAATAGAAGAAGCGATCGGACTTTATTTAGAGCTATTGGACGGACTTCTAATTTAA